The Pseudomonas sp. G2-4 genome window below encodes:
- the miaA gene encoding tRNA (adenosine(37)-N6)-dimethylallyltransferase MiaA produces MSQLPPAIFLMGPTAAGKTDLAIELTKVLPCELISVDSALVYRGMDIGTAKPSKALLAEFPHRLIDILDPAEAYSAADFRRDALQAMADITARGKIPLLVGGTMLYYKALVDGLADMPAADPQVRAQIEEEAGRLGWQALHEQLAVIDPESAERIHPNDPQRLSRALEVYRVSGQSMTALRQRQSAQSTEAAASGLQQLPYTVANLAIAPANRQVLHRRIEQRFTLMLEQGFIDEVVALRERSDLHTGLPSIRAVGYRQVWDYLDGKLTSAEMQERGIIATRQLAKRQFTWLRSWTDLHWLDSLDCDNLPRALKYLGTISILS; encoded by the coding sequence ATGAGCCAGTTACCTCCCGCGATTTTCCTGATGGGGCCGACCGCCGCCGGCAAGACCGACCTGGCCATCGAATTGACCAAAGTCCTGCCCTGCGAGCTGATCAGCGTCGATTCGGCGCTGGTTTACCGGGGCATGGACATCGGCACCGCCAAGCCGTCGAAAGCCTTGTTGGCCGAGTTTCCGCACCGGCTGATCGACATCCTCGACCCGGCCGAGGCCTATTCGGCTGCGGACTTCCGTCGCGATGCCCTTCAGGCCATGGCCGATATCACCGCGCGGGGCAAGATTCCGCTGCTGGTGGGCGGCACGATGCTGTATTACAAAGCCTTGGTCGATGGGCTGGCGGACATGCCGGCGGCCGATCCGCAGGTGCGCGCGCAGATCGAAGAAGAGGCTGGGCGCCTTGGCTGGCAAGCCCTGCACGAGCAATTGGCGGTCATCGACCCGGAATCGGCGGAGCGTATTCACCCCAACGACCCGCAGCGGCTCAGCCGGGCCCTGGAGGTTTATCGGGTCAGTGGCCAGAGCATGACGGCCCTGCGCCAGCGACAATCTGCGCAAAGTACTGAAGCAGCCGCTTCGGGACTGCAACAATTGCCCTATACTGTCGCGAATCTGGCCATCGCTCCGGCGAACCGGCAAGTGCTGCATCGACGAATTGAACAAAGATTCACATTAATGTTGGAACAGGGATTCATAGACGAGGTCGTAGCCCTGCGTGAGCGAAGTGACCTGCATACCGGGTTGCCGTCTATACGTGCAGTAGGTTATCGACAAGTCTGGGATTACCTGGACGGTAAGCTGACGTCAGCCGAGATGCAGGAGCGTGGGATCATTGCCACGCGCCAATTGGCGAAGCGCCAGTTCACCTGGTTGCGCAGCTGGACTGACCTGCATTGGCTTGACAGTCTCGATTGCGACAATCTGCCACGCGCCTTGAAATACCTCGGGACCATCTCCATATTGAGCTGA
- the hflK gene encoding FtsH protease activity modulator HflK — MAWNEPGGNSNNQDPWGGKRRNNGDRKGPPDLDEAFRKLQESLNGLFGGGKKRGDDGGGRSGKGGGFGLLGIALVVLAAVWLYSAVYVVDEQEQAVVLRFGKYYETVGPGLNIYFPPIDQKYLENVTRERAYTKQGQMLTEDENIVEVPLTVQYKITNLQDFVLNVDQPEISLQHATESALRHVVGSTAMDQVLTEGRELMASEIKERLQRFLDTYRTGITVTQVNVQSAAAPREVQEAFDDVIRAREDEQRSRNQAETYANGVVPEARGQAQRIIEDANGYRDEVVSRAKGEADRFTKLVAEYRKAPEVTRERLYLDTMQEVFSNTSKVLVTGNKNGQSNLLYLPLDKMVESGRNTSTPSTGAAAASNNEGNARAVELQQQQARTRESR, encoded by the coding sequence ATGGCTTGGAATGAGCCGGGTGGCAACTCGAATAATCAGGATCCTTGGGGTGGCAAACGTCGTAACAACGGCGACCGCAAGGGGCCGCCAGATCTCGACGAGGCCTTTCGAAAGCTGCAGGAAAGCCTGAACGGTTTGTTCGGTGGTGGAAAAAAACGCGGTGATGACGGCGGTGGTCGTTCGGGCAAGGGCGGCGGTTTTGGCCTGCTCGGCATCGCCCTCGTCGTGCTCGCGGCTGTCTGGCTGTACAGCGCGGTTTATGTCGTGGACGAGCAGGAGCAGGCCGTAGTGCTGCGCTTCGGCAAGTACTACGAAACCGTCGGGCCGGGCTTGAACATCTATTTTCCGCCGATCGACCAGAAGTATTTGGAAAACGTCACGCGTGAGCGTGCCTACACCAAGCAGGGCCAGATGCTGACCGAAGACGAGAACATCGTCGAAGTGCCGCTGACTGTGCAATACAAGATCACCAACCTGCAGGACTTCGTGCTGAACGTCGACCAGCCGGAAATCAGCCTGCAGCATGCGACCGAAAGTGCCTTGCGCCATGTGGTGGGTTCCACCGCCATGGACCAGGTGCTGACCGAAGGTCGCGAGCTGATGGCCAGCGAAATCAAGGAGCGCCTGCAACGGTTCCTCGATACCTATCGCACCGGTATCACCGTTACCCAGGTCAACGTCCAGAGCGCAGCGGCACCGCGTGAAGTCCAGGAAGCCTTCGACGACGTGATTCGTGCTCGTGAAGACGAACAGCGTTCGCGCAACCAGGCCGAAACCTATGCCAACGGCGTCGTGCCGGAAGCCCGTGGTCAGGCCCAGCGCATCATCGAAGATGCCAACGGTTACCGCGACGAAGTGGTCTCCCGTGCCAAGGGTGAGGCGGATCGCTTCACCAAATTGGTGGCCGAGTATCGCAAGGCCCCTGAAGTCACCCGTGAGCGTCTGTACCTGGACACCATGCAGGAGGTCTTCAGCAACACCAGCAAGGTCCTCGTGACCGGCAACAAGAACGGCCAGAGCAACCTGCTGTACCTACCGCTGGACAAAATGGTCGAGAGCGGTCGCAACACCAGCACGCCGTCGACCGGCGCGGCAGCGGCCAGCAATAATGAAGGCAATGCCCGTGCGGTGGAACTGCAGCAACAGCAAGCACGTACCAGGGAGAGTCGCTGA
- a CDS encoding NAD(P)H-hydrate dehydratase, with protein sequence MPHTKDDFPDALYSAAQVRALDAQLIAAGTAGFELMQRAARATWRAIVRHWPDASELTVLAGHGNNAGDGYLVATLARRAGWSVRVLTVGEPRRLLGDAANAHAEAVAVGVPVESWSDESELRGVLLDALLGTGLSGEVREPYVRAIDTINVSGLPVAAVDIPSGLCADTGRVLGTAVVADLTVTFIGLKLGLFTGDAADRVGELVFNDLHADPDIVEAAPASARLLSPHNLPRLTPRMPTSHKGRFGHVLLIGGDRGFGGAIQMSAESALRCGAGMVSMATRSEHVSAALTRLPEVMVQGTHSANQLMGLLKQASVLVVGPGLGQAAWGRSLLSAAANAPLPQVWDADALNLLGSGDVSLPEHCVITPHPGEAARLLNISTAQVQADRPAAAYALSNKYTATVILKGAGSLIASPDGRLAVCSQGHPAMATAGLGDVLAGVVGALMAQGMEGFEAACLAVWLHANAGAQAGRSGRGLAATDLIPAIRQLLEEHSPCLK encoded by the coding sequence ATGCCGCACACTAAAGATGATTTTCCCGACGCGCTGTACAGCGCCGCGCAGGTCCGGGCCCTCGACGCACAACTGATCGCGGCGGGCACCGCCGGCTTCGAATTGATGCAGCGCGCTGCTCGCGCGACGTGGCGCGCGATCGTCCGGCACTGGCCTGATGCCAGCGAGCTGACCGTGCTGGCCGGCCACGGCAACAACGCGGGCGATGGTTACCTGGTGGCGACCCTGGCCCGACGCGCCGGTTGGTCGGTGCGGGTGCTGACGGTGGGTGAGCCCCGGCGTCTGCTGGGCGATGCCGCCAATGCCCACGCCGAGGCTGTCGCTGTAGGCGTCCCGGTAGAATCGTGGTCGGACGAGTCCGAATTGCGCGGCGTGCTGCTGGACGCGTTGCTCGGCACTGGATTGAGCGGCGAAGTACGCGAGCCCTACGTTCGTGCCATCGACACGATCAATGTCAGTGGCCTGCCGGTCGCTGCGGTGGATATTCCTTCCGGGCTGTGTGCCGACACCGGTCGGGTGCTGGGTACGGCGGTGGTCGCCGACCTGACCGTGACGTTCATTGGCCTGAAGCTGGGCCTGTTCACGGGGGACGCGGCGGATCGGGTGGGCGAGTTGGTGTTCAACGACCTGCACGCCGACCCTGACATCGTTGAAGCGGCACCTGCCAGTGCCCGACTGCTCTCACCGCATAATCTGCCGCGTCTGACGCCTCGCATGCCCACGTCCCACAAAGGCCGGTTTGGTCATGTCCTGTTGATCGGCGGCGACCGGGGTTTTGGCGGCGCCATCCAGATGAGTGCCGAAAGCGCCCTGCGTTGCGGCGCGGGCATGGTGTCCATGGCAACCCGCAGCGAGCATGTGTCCGCTGCGCTGACGCGCTTGCCTGAGGTCATGGTGCAGGGCACCCATTCGGCCAACCAGTTGATGGGCTTGCTCAAACAGGCCAGTGTGCTGGTGGTCGGGCCGGGGCTGGGCCAGGCTGCATGGGGGCGTAGCCTGCTGTCGGCGGCGGCCAATGCGCCGCTGCCGCAAGTGTGGGATGCCGATGCGCTGAACCTGCTGGGCAGCGGCGATGTCAGTTTGCCCGAGCACTGTGTCATCACCCCGCATCCGGGCGAGGCGGCGCGGCTTCTGAATATCTCCACGGCTCAGGTACAGGCCGACCGGCCAGCGGCGGCCTACGCATTGAGTAACAAATACACTGCCACAGTGATTCTCAAGGGCGCCGGCAGCCTGATTGCCAGCCCGGACGGTCGCCTGGCCGTTTGCAGTCAGGGCCATCCGGCCATGGCCACGGCCGGCCTGGGGGACGTGTTGGCCGGCGTGGTCGGCGCCTTGATGGCCCAGGGCATGGAGGGTTTTGAGGCAGCGTGCCTGGCGGTCTGGCTGCACGCCAATGCCGGTGCCCAAGCCGGTCGGTCGGGCCGGGGGCTGGCGGCGACCGATTTGATCCCGGCCATTCGTCAGTTGTTGGAGGAGCATTCACCGTGTCTGAAGTAA
- the hfq gene encoding RNA chaperone Hfq: MSKGHSLQDPYLNTLRKEKVGVSIYLVNGIKLQGTIESFDQFVILLKNTVSQMVYKHAISTVVPVRPIRLPSATESEGGDAEPGNA, translated from the coding sequence ATGTCAAAAGGGCATTCGCTACAAGACCCTTACTTGAACACTTTACGTAAAGAGAAAGTTGGGGTGTCCATCTATCTGGTCAACGGGATCAAACTGCAAGGCACGATCGAGTCTTTCGACCAGTTCGTCATCCTTCTGAAAAACACCGTCAGCCAGATGGTCTACAAGCACGCGATCTCGACAGTCGTGCCAGTTCGTCCAATTCGTCTGCCTAGCGCAACCGAATCCGAAGGCGGTGACGCTGAGCCGGGTAACGCCTGA
- the hflX gene encoding ribosome rescue GTPase HflX: MFFERHGGGERAILVHLDGQDPEAREDPQEFQELALSAGAETVAFFNVPRHRPTAKFLIGSGKVEELRDLVKAEQVDLVIFNHILTPSQERNLERVFECRVIDRTGLILDIFAQRARTHEGKLQVELAQLEHMSTRLVRGWTHLERQKGGIGLRGPGETQLETDRRLLRVRLRQIKGRLEKVRSQREQSRRGRKRADIPTVSLVGYTNAGKSTLFNNVTQSDVYAADQLFATLDPTLRRLDLDDLGPIVLADTVGFIRHLPHKLVEAFRATLEESSNSDLLLHVIDAAEPDRMLQIEQVMVVLGEIGAQDLPILEVYNKLDLLEGVEPQIQRDADGKPQRVWLSARDGSGLDLLKQAVAELLGNDLFVGTLKLPQRFARLRAQFFELGAVQKEEHDEEGDYLLAVRLPRSELNRLVSREGLQPMEFIEQHTLQ, translated from the coding sequence TTGTTCTTTGAGCGCCACGGTGGTGGTGAGCGGGCCATTCTCGTTCACTTGGATGGACAGGACCCTGAGGCGCGCGAAGATCCGCAGGAGTTTCAGGAGCTGGCACTTTCGGCTGGCGCCGAGACCGTCGCGTTTTTCAACGTGCCGCGTCATCGGCCAACCGCCAAATTCCTGATCGGTAGTGGCAAGGTCGAGGAGTTGCGCGATCTGGTCAAGGCCGAGCAGGTCGATCTGGTTATTTTCAATCACATCCTCACGCCCAGTCAGGAACGTAACCTCGAACGTGTTTTCGAGTGTCGCGTGATCGACCGGACGGGCCTGATTCTCGACATCTTCGCCCAACGCGCCCGCACCCATGAAGGCAAGCTCCAGGTCGAACTGGCCCAGCTTGAACACATGAGTACGCGGCTGGTTCGCGGCTGGACTCACCTTGAGCGGCAGAAGGGCGGTATCGGTCTGCGTGGCCCGGGTGAAACCCAGCTGGAAACCGACCGGCGCTTGCTGCGGGTTCGCCTGCGCCAGATCAAGGGGCGCCTGGAAAAGGTCCGCAGCCAGCGCGAGCAGTCGCGACGCGGGCGCAAGCGCGCGGACATCCCGACGGTTTCACTGGTGGGTTATACCAACGCCGGCAAATCGACCCTGTTCAATAACGTCACTCAGTCGGACGTCTATGCCGCCGACCAGTTGTTCGCCACGCTCGACCCGACCCTGCGCCGGCTCGACCTGGACGACCTCGGGCCGATCGTGCTGGCCGACACCGTGGGTTTCATCCGCCACCTGCCGCATAAACTGGTCGAGGCTTTCCGGGCTACGCTCGAAGAGTCGAGCAACTCCGACCTGCTGCTGCACGTGATCGATGCCGCCGAGCCGGACCGGATGCTGCAGATCGAGCAAGTGATGGTAGTGCTGGGCGAGATCGGGGCCCAGGACTTGCCGATCCTCGAGGTATACAACAAACTCGATTTGCTCGAAGGCGTGGAACCGCAGATTCAGCGCGATGCCGATGGCAAGCCGCAACGGGTCTGGTTGTCGGCCCGTGACGGCAGCGGCCTGGACCTGCTCAAGCAGGCGGTGGCGGAGCTGTTGGGCAATGATCTGTTTGTCGGCACGCTGAAGTTACCGCAACGTTTCGCCCGGCTGCGTGCCCAATTCTTTGAGTTGGGGGCGGTGCAAAAAGAAGAACACGACGAAGAAGGCGACTACCTGCTGGCTGTTCGCCTGCCTCGCTCGGAGCTTAACCGGCTGGTCAGTCGCGAAGGGCTGCAACCGATGGAGTTCATCGAGCAACACACTTTGCAATAA
- a CDS encoding N-acetylmuramoyl-L-alanine amidase, giving the protein MMGFGMRVRAVVAVVGLLLTALAVDAVAETKVNSVRLWRAPDNTRLVFDLTGPVQHSVFTLTAPDRLVIDINGASLGAPLNVATANTPITSMRSAQRTPTDLRVVIDLKKAVTPKSFTLAPNAQYGNRLVVDLFDNPADAAPPPPPPTNVATLPAVPVTPTEPAIKLPPAPAGKRDIIVVIDAGHGGEDPGASGSRGQREKDVVLSIARELQRQVNGMKGFRAELTRTGDYFIPLRGRTEIARKKGADLFVSIHADAAPSAAAFGASVFALSDRGATSETARWLADSENRSDLIGGAGNVSLDDKDRMLAGVLLDLSMTASLTSSLNVGQKVLSNIGRVTPLHKQRVEQAGFMVLKSPDIPSILVETGFISNANEASKLSSANHQQALARSISSGVRQFFQQNPPPGTYIAWLRDSGKIAQGPRDHRVSPGETLAMIAVRYQVSPATLRSANNLKSDALKIGQTLTIPSNEVAVQR; this is encoded by the coding sequence ATGATGGGGTTTGGTATGCGCGTTCGCGCGGTGGTTGCTGTCGTAGGACTGTTGCTTACGGCACTGGCCGTCGATGCTGTGGCCGAGACAAAGGTCAACAGCGTTCGCCTCTGGCGGGCGCCGGACAACACACGGCTGGTCTTTGACCTGACGGGCCCGGTGCAGCACAGCGTATTCACCCTGACGGCCCCGGATCGCCTGGTGATCGACATCAATGGCGCGTCCCTGGGGGCGCCGTTGAACGTGGCCACCGCCAACACCCCCATTACCTCGATGCGCTCGGCCCAGCGGACGCCGACCGACCTGCGGGTGGTCATCGACCTGAAAAAGGCTGTGACCCCGAAAAGCTTCACCCTGGCCCCGAACGCCCAGTATGGCAACCGGTTGGTGGTGGACCTGTTCGACAATCCGGCCGACGCCGCACCGCCACCGCCGCCGCCCACCAATGTCGCGACGTTGCCGGCAGTACCGGTCACGCCGACTGAACCTGCGATCAAGCTGCCACCGGCCCCGGCCGGCAAGCGTGACATCATCGTCGTGATCGACGCCGGCCACGGTGGCGAAGACCCGGGGGCCTCGGGCTCTCGCGGACAGCGTGAAAAAGACGTGGTGCTGTCCATCGCCCGTGAGTTGCAGCGTCAGGTCAACGGCATGAAAGGTTTCCGGGCCGAACTGACCCGTACCGGCGACTACTTCATCCCCTTGCGTGGCCGCACGGAAATCGCCCGTAAGAAAGGCGCAGACCTGTTCGTCTCCATCCACGCCGACGCCGCGCCCTCGGCGGCTGCCTTCGGGGCTTCGGTGTTTGCCCTGTCCGACCGTGGCGCTACCTCCGAGACCGCCCGTTGGCTGGCCGACAGCGAAAACCGTTCCGACCTGATTGGCGGTGCCGGTAATGTCAGCCTCGACGACAAGGACCGGATGCTCGCCGGTGTCTTGCTCGATCTGTCGATGACCGCCTCCTTGACCTCCAGCCTGAACGTTGGCCAGAAGGTCTTGAGCAACATCGGTCGTGTCACGCCGTTGCACAAGCAGCGGGTCGAGCAGGCCGGATTCATGGTGCTCAAGTCGCCGGACATCCCCTCGATCCTGGTGGAGACCGGGTTCATCTCCAACGCCAACGAAGCGTCCAAGCTGTCGTCTGCCAACCACCAGCAGGCGCTGGCCCGCTCCATCAGCAGTGGCGTGCGGCAGTTCTTCCAGCAGAACCCACCGCCAGGCACCTACATTGCCTGGTTGCGCGACTCGGGCAAGATCGCCCAAGGCCCGCGGGACCATCGGGTCAGCCCCGGCGAAACCCTGGCGATGATCGCCGTGCGCTATCAGGTGTCACCCGCCACCTTGCGCAGTGCCAACAATCTCAAGAGCGACGCGCTCAAGATCGGTCAGACCCTGACCATTCCCAGCAATGAAGTGGCGGTACAGCGATGA
- the queG gene encoding tRNA epoxyqueuosine(34) reductase QueG, translating to MPVIPTDLPALAQSIKDWGRELGFQQVGISGLDLAEHEQHLQRWLDAGYHGEMDYMAAHGSKRSHPDELVPGTLRVVSLRMDYLPGDTQMAQLLAEPEKAYVSRYALGRDYHKLIRKRVQQLAEKIQAVIGPFGYRAFVDSAPVLEKAIAEQAGLGWIGKNTLVLNRKAGSYFFLSELFVDLPLPVDPPHTSEHCGKCTACLDICPTNAFVGPYVLDARRCISYLTIELKSAIPEELRPLIGNRVFGCDDCQIVCPWNRFARPSGESDFKPRHNLDNAGLAELFLWDEDTFLRSTEGSPLRRAGYERWLRNLAVGLGNAPSTIPVLQALEARRDYPSELVREHVEWALRQHAKRQTSSL from the coding sequence ATGCCTGTCATCCCCACAGACCTCCCCGCCCTCGCCCAATCCATCAAGGACTGGGGGCGCGAACTGGGTTTCCAGCAAGTCGGCATCAGCGGCCTGGACCTTGCCGAGCATGAGCAACATTTGCAGCGCTGGCTCGACGCGGGCTATCACGGCGAGATGGACTACATGGCTGCCCACGGCAGCAAACGCTCGCACCCCGACGAACTGGTGCCGGGCACGCTGCGGGTGGTGTCCCTGCGTATGGACTACCTGCCGGGCGACACGCAAATGGCGCAATTGCTCGCCGAACCGGAAAAGGCCTACGTCTCGCGTTATGCATTGGGCCGCGATTACCACAAATTGATCCGTAAACGTGTGCAGCAACTGGCAGAAAAAATCCAGGCCGTCATCGGCCCCTTTGGCTATCGCGCCTTCGTCGACAGCGCACCGGTGCTGGAAAAAGCCATCGCCGAACAGGCCGGCCTGGGCTGGATCGGCAAAAACACCCTGGTGTTGAACCGCAAGGCTGGCAGTTATTTTTTCTTGAGCGAGCTGTTCGTTGACTTGCCCCTGCCGGTAGACCCGCCCCACACCAGCGAACATTGCGGAAAATGCACGGCGTGCCTGGACATCTGCCCTACGAATGCCTTCGTCGGGCCCTACGTGCTGGATGCCCGTCGGTGCATTTCCTACCTGACCATCGAACTGAAAAGTGCCATCCCCGAAGAACTGCGGCCCTTGATTGGCAATCGGGTGTTCGGGTGTGATGACTGCCAGATCGTCTGCCCGTGGAACCGCTTCGCCCGACCCTCCGGGGAAAGCGACTTCAAGCCGCGACACAACCTGGACAACGCCGGGCTGGCCGAGCTGTTCCTGTGGGACGAGGACACGTTTCTACGCAGCACCGAAGGCTCGCCGCTGCGCCGCGCCGGTTATGAGCGCTGGCTGCGCAACCTGGCGGTGGGCCTTGGCAATGCACCATCAACCATTCCGGTGCTGCAAGCGCTGGAGGCGCGACGCGATTATCCGTCGGAACTGGTGCGCGAGCATGTCGAGTGGGCGTTGCGCCAACACGCCAAGCGTCAGACCTCGTCGTTATAA
- the mutL gene encoding DNA mismatch repair endonuclease MutL translates to MSDEVIGNNARIELLSPRLANQIAAGEVVERPASVIKELLENSLDSGAKRIDVDVEQGGVKLLRVRDDGGGISADDLPLALARHATSKIRDLEDLERVMSLGFRGEALASISSVSRLTLTSRTRDAEQAWQVETEGREMASRVQPAAHPVGTSVEVRDLFFNTPARRKFLKAEKTEFDHLQEVIKRLALARFDVAFHLRHNGKTILSLHEAHDDAARARRVGAVCGAGFLEQALPIEVERNGLHLWGWVGLPTFSRSQADLQYFYVNGRAVRDKLVAHAVRQAYRDVLFNGRHPTFVLFFEVDPAVVDVNVHPTKHEVRFRDGRMVHDFLYGTLHRALGDVRPEDQLAAPAAVAGMVRPTGLDAGEFGPQGEMRLAANALLEQPQPQPSYNTAGAGAGSGYQYQYTPRPQSNVPAAEAQAAYREFFKPLPEAGAAALPDGQGDIPPLGYALAQLKGIYILSENAQGLVLVDMHAAHERIMYERLKIAMASEGLSGQPLLVPESLAVSQREADCAEEHVSWFQRLGFELQRLGPETLAIRQIPALLKQAEANRLVSDVLADLMEYGTSDRIQAHLNELLGTMACHGAIRANRRLALPEMNGLLRDMENTERSGQCNHGRPTWTQLGLDDLDKLFLRGR, encoded by the coding sequence ATGAGTGACGAAGTGATCGGCAACAACGCTCGCATTGAACTGCTCAGCCCTCGGCTGGCGAACCAGATCGCCGCCGGCGAAGTGGTCGAGCGTCCTGCGTCGGTCATCAAGGAACTGCTGGAAAACAGCCTCGATTCCGGGGCCAAACGTATCGATGTGGATGTCGAGCAGGGCGGCGTCAAGCTGCTGCGGGTGCGCGATGACGGTGGCGGTATTTCTGCCGACGACCTGCCGCTGGCCTTGGCGCGGCACGCCACCAGCAAGATTCGCGACCTGGAAGACCTCGAGCGGGTCATGAGCCTGGGCTTTCGTGGCGAGGCGCTGGCGTCCATCAGTTCGGTGTCGCGCCTGACGCTGACTTCCCGCACTCGCGATGCCGAGCAGGCCTGGCAGGTCGAGACCGAAGGCCGGGAGATGGCTTCTCGCGTCCAGCCCGCGGCCCACCCGGTGGGTACCTCGGTGGAAGTGCGCGACCTGTTCTTCAACACCCCGGCCCGGCGCAAGTTTCTCAAGGCCGAGAAGACCGAATTCGATCACCTGCAGGAAGTCATCAAGCGCCTGGCCCTGGCGCGTTTTGACGTGGCATTCCATTTGCGCCACAACGGCAAGACCATCCTCAGCCTGCACGAAGCCCATGACGACGCGGCCCGTGCCCGGCGTGTGGGCGCCGTCTGCGGTGCCGGTTTCCTGGAACAGGCCTTGCCCATCGAGGTGGAGCGCAATGGCTTGCACCTGTGGGGTTGGGTCGGGTTGCCGACTTTTTCCCGCAGCCAGGCAGACTTGCAATACTTCTACGTGAACGGCCGGGCGGTGCGCGACAAACTAGTAGCCCACGCGGTGCGGCAGGCTTATCGCGACGTGCTGTTCAACGGCCGGCATCCGACTTTCGTGCTGTTTTTCGAAGTCGATCCGGCGGTGGTGGACGTCAACGTGCATCCAACCAAGCACGAGGTACGTTTCCGTGACGGGCGCATGGTGCACGACTTCCTCTACGGCACCTTGCACCGCGCCCTGGGCGACGTGCGGCCGGAAGATCAACTGGCGGCCCCTGCGGCGGTGGCTGGCATGGTCCGGCCGACGGGGCTCGATGCCGGCGAATTCGGTCCCCAAGGCGAGATGCGCCTGGCGGCCAACGCACTGTTGGAACAACCCCAGCCACAGCCGAGCTACAACACGGCGGGCGCAGGGGCCGGCAGCGGCTATCAGTATCAATACACGCCACGCCCGCAATCGAACGTACCGGCGGCCGAGGCCCAGGCGGCCTATCGCGAGTTTTTCAAGCCCTTGCCTGAAGCTGGCGCAGCGGCGCTGCCCGACGGCCAGGGCGACATCCCGCCGCTGGGTTATGCATTGGCGCAACTCAAAGGCATTTATATCCTCTCGGAAAATGCCCAAGGCCTGGTCCTGGTGGACATGCACGCTGCCCACGAGCGGATCATGTACGAGCGGCTGAAAATCGCCATGGCCAGCGAAGGCCTCAGCGGCCAGCCACTGCTGGTGCCCGAATCCCTGGCCGTCAGTCAGCGCGAAGCCGATTGCGCCGAGGAGCACGTGAGCTGGTTCCAGCGCCTGGGCTTCGAATTGCAGCGCCTGGGCCCGGAAACTCTGGCGATCCGTCAGATCCCGGCGTTGTTGAAGCAGGCCGAGGCCAATCGGCTGGTCAGCGACGTGCTGGCAGACCTGATGGAATACGGCACCAGCGACCGGATCCAGGCGCACCTGAACGAACTGCTCGGCACCATGGCCTGTCACGGCGCAATCCGCGCCAACCGGCGTCTGGCCTTGCCGGAAATGAACGGCCTGCTGCGAGACATGGAAAACACCGAGCGCAGCGGCCAATGCAACCATGGCCGGCCGACCTGGACCCAGCTGGGCCTGGACGATCTGGACAAACTGTTCCTGCGCGGTCGCTGA
- the tsaE gene encoding tRNA (adenosine(37)-N6)-threonylcarbamoyltransferase complex ATPase subunit type 1 TsaE, with product MSEVTLYVADEHAMTEFGARIARTTAGHGLIFLEGDLGAGKTTLSRGIIRGLGHVGSVKSPTFTLVEPYEIGDVRAFHFDLYRLVDPEELEFLGIRDYFEDDALCLIEWPQKGAGFLPKPDLTITIGAQNGGRSLKLTPQGSRGESWCAALALETN from the coding sequence GTGTCTGAAGTAACCCTGTACGTGGCGGACGAACACGCCATGACGGAATTCGGGGCGCGTATAGCGCGCACCACTGCGGGTCATGGGCTGATTTTTCTCGAAGGCGACCTAGGTGCGGGGAAAACCACCTTGTCCCGCGGCATCATTCGCGGCCTCGGGCATGTCGGCTCGGTAAAAAGCCCTACATTCACCTTGGTCGAGCCCTACGAGATCGGTGACGTTCGTGCCTTCCATTTCGATCTGTATCGACTGGTGGATCCTGAGGAGCTGGAATTCCTCGGCATCCGCGATTATTTCGAAGATGATGCCTTGTGCCTGATCGAATGGCCCCAGAAGGGTGCAGGCTTTTTGCCAAAGCCCGACCTGACCATTACCATTGGCGCGCAGAACGGCGGGCGTTCGCTGAAACTGACGCCGCAAGGCTCGCGTGGCGAGTCGTGGTGTGCCGCTTTGGCATTGGAAACTAATTGA